Part of the Wolbachia endosymbiont of Diaphorina citri genome is shown below.
TGGATTCCAGTGACCATCTACTATATAAATAGTACCTTCAAAAATAAATGTTAGTGCGGTTGTGTGTCCCACGCTGGCTCTTTTAAATTACTTTAGCTACAAATATTAAGAAATTTACCAAGCAAAAAAAAGGCAAAAGAATCCCCCAGTAGTGAGTTTTGACCCTATAATAATGCAAATTGGCATTGTAATAATGTGCTAACGCTTATTTAAAGCGCATTTTGGCTGAATGTAGAAAAAATAAAAAAGACATGCAGCCGCTATAATTTTTATGTAATTTGCCAATAAATATCTGAGTTTTTTACTGAATTTTGCTGTTAAATCCGCGGAGATTAAAAACAAGGATAAATACTCTTGCTATCATAGTAAGGGGGATGGCGTAATTTGTCAAGTTAAATAAGCTAACTTATTAACATGTAATAATTAGGCAGCTATTGCAGATTGAATGTTCACTAACTTTGAGGTTTTAGTTTCATCTATTTGCGGCTGACTAATCATAGTTCGAATGAAATTAGTTGCCATAAAGGTACAACCTAGAATAAAAAAAGCAACGGAAATAAAGGGGATAATAGGAAATTCAAGAGGTAATATAGATGTAATTCCTCCTATTAAAAATGAAACGTTAGATGCAATGTCGAGGCAGATCTTCATTAATTTCTCTTGCCAAGAGGTATCGAGTTGCTTATTAAGGCCACACTGCCTAAAATGATCAGTTAATGACCATATATTTAAAGCAAGCGAAAATGCACTTAGCATAGTGCTGACAATAGTAAAATACAAGCTTAAGGAAGAAATATTTAGGGCTAATGCTGCTATGTACCCACTCAAAGAAGCAATAGATAGTGCAGTAACTAAGCGTTTTGAATAAGTTCTTATTTTCTTTCTGTAAACAAGCCTCTCTTTGTCGCAACTCATAAACTTAAGTATAGTAAATATGTTATATTATAGCATTAATTAACTCAAAAATTAATATAGAGTGCCCGAGAGAAGACTTGAACTTCCACAACTTAAAAAGTTACTAGCACCTGAAGCTAGCGCGTCTACCAATTCCACCACCCGGGCTTTTTGTGATTTACTATGTTAAAATAAAATAATATACTCAAATAGTTTTTAGCTCAAAAGTAATGCCAAATCTAGATCGAATATTTTTTGCTCAGAACAATGTTAATATTAATAATGTATATAAAATAGTCAACAACGCTTTGAGCAATAGTGATGGTGGTGAGCTATTTTTAGAGTTTTGCCAATCAGAATCCCTAATTTTTGATGATAATATATTAAAACATATGGATTTGAATACCAGAAGAGGATTTGGTCTAAGGTCTTTTTGTGAAGATAGTACGTCTTTTGTTTGCTCTTCTGAGATTAGCGAAAAAGAAATTAGTAAAGCTGCTTCCATGGTAAAAAGTTCAGCATCTTTAAGCAAAACAAATTCAGTAAACTTAAATGAGGAGGCAAAAAGCCTGTATTCAACGATTAATCCCATAAATGAAATGGACCTGAGCTCAAAGATTAAACTACTTAATGAGGTTAATGAGTATGTAAGGTCGAAGAATAATTGCGTGAAGCAGGTAAAAATAACTCTAAATGGAGAGTGGCAAGTTGTACAAATAATAAAAGATGATCACAGGTTAAGCGATATTAGGCCTTTGGTACGTTTTAATGTACTAGTCATCGTAGAAAAAAATGGCCGAGCGGAGAAAGGTTCTGCAGGGCATGGTGGAAGAGAATCTTATAATAAATTTGTTTCTGAGAAGAAGTGGAAAGAAGTTGCAAACCAAGCGTTAGAGCAAGCGCTAGTAAATCTTGAGGCAATTCCAGCTCCGGCTGGAGAGATGACAGTTGTTTTAGGTTCAGGTTGGCCAGGGATATTATTGCATGAAGCTGTAGGTCATGGACTTGAGGGTGATTTTAACCGTAAAGGAATCTCGGCATTTTCAAATTCTATGGGTAAACAGGTGGCAGCCAGTAACATTACTGTAGTTGATAATGGAACTCTACCTAATTTGCGTGGTTCTATTAGCATAGACGATGAGGGTACTTTACCTGGCTATAATGTGCTTATAGAAGATGGAATTCTAAAAGGATATATGCAAGATCATATGAACGCTAAACTTATGGGTGTAAATCCAACTGGTAATGGTAGAAGAGAAAGTTACAAAGAAGTTACTATGCCACGCATGACAAACACCTATATGTTGGCAGGAAAATATGCACCAGAAGAAATAATATCCAGTGTAAAAAGAGGCCTATATGCAGTAAATTTTGGTGGTGGACAAGTTGATATAACATCAGGAAAATTTGTTTTCTCATCTTCAGAAGCTTACCTAATAGAAAATGGTAAAATTACACAGCCAGTTAAAGGAGCAACACTCATTGGTGACGGTCCGACAGTGTTGAAAAAAGTATCAATGATTGGTAATGATCTAAAGTTAGATCCTGGTGTTGGTACGTGCTCAAAAGACGGACAAAATGTGCCTGTTGGAGTTGGTCAGCCAACACTCAAGGTCGATGCAATAACTGTTGGTGGAACTGAATATGTAGATAAGGGCTAAGCTCATGGTGTACAACTGTACAAACATTGTAACCATTATTCAAGTAGCTCATATAGATGCAAAAACTACTTAACAAATCTCTCTGCCTTTCTTGCCATAACGTGTATAATAATCTCACAAAAAATAATATCATAGAATTCAATAGGTGATCTTTATTGCTAAATACCATAAAACTCGAGGTTTTAGCGCAATAAATCTATCATAAGAAGGTAGTCTGGAAAAGTCTGACTTATGCAGCAACTGTAAGTAACGTATGTAAAATGATTTAAAGTTTAGATTGCTGATATAACAAAATTATTGTTATAATTTCGGAATGCGTTATTTCTGGCACTATTGTAGGTTTTTTACCATTGGATAATAATCTACCTGCAAAATTTTTGTCTATCATTTTACAATAATCATCTACAAAACAGAATAATTCTGTTACATTCTTATTCAATGGGTAACCTCCTATTATGTCTAAAATACTGGAGTTTACCCTCTTTTAGATAAATTAAAAATTGAACGTTTGGTAATGACGACATATGTGGAGAAGGATGGCAACCACCACAATTCGGGAACATTCAAAAAAGCATAAGGGTCAAGTTAAGGAAATAAAGGTATGAAGAAGATAGGATAAGAAGATATAAAATTCTCTCGGATATATTTTAGTGAGAGAACTAATGATGAATAAAATAACTTGCTTATCAAATTACCTCAACAAATTTTTCAATGAAATGGCAAATAATTGAAACAGAAAAGGAAAAGAAAATTGAGTAATTGATGATTCATAAAAGCTATAATTTTGGGTAATATAGGGGTTACAAACTGAATCATAGATACAATGTGCCAATTATTAAATGAAGAATCTGTGATAATAACGAAACAGGGTTTAGATTTCAGGTTTACTAAAGAAGCAGTAGAATTTATGAAAAGAATGTACAATGGCTTTATTTAAAATACCCTGCAAATTGATTGTAGAATCTTGCAGCAATTTAAAACATTGGATAGTAGCTTTGCCTAACAGCATGGAAAATCTATATAAAGGTTATGAGAGTAACACTAAGTGTGGAATAAAGTTAAAATTAGTTTTTGATTACCTAAATCAGACATTGGATCAACTTAACATAACGGAGGGAGTAAGAAGGTTATAGGGAGAAGTTGCTAATATCTGACCTTGGTTCAAGTTCTTTTAAACAGATCAATGGAACGGGAGCTTATTTTATAAGTCGTTGATACCAATGTATATGCTATAGAAACAAATCAAAAAATGGAATTATTGGAATGTTTAGGAGACAAGCTATTTTTAGAAATGAAGGTGTTGTTGGGAAAAGAAGCAAAGATTAGAGTAAGAATGATATGTCATAAATTAACTGAAGAGCAGTCTCTAGCCAGAAGAAGAAAAGCTAATAAATTGGCAAAATCACATGATCTTCCAAAAGGAATCAGAAATTGTTGAACTGGTCAAAACTAATATTCCAGAGGATAAAATTAGTGCTGAGCAAGTATTACAGAGTAAGGTGGCAAATTGAGTTGTTTTTAAACTATACAAGAGCTACATAAGACTTAAAAGGGAAGCCACACAGAGTATTGTGTGAATTATATGCTAAATTATGTGCAATTCTCATATTTCATGAGTTGTACAAAATTAAAAAAGAATACAGAACTCAGTTTAACAAAGGCATTTATTGAGCTAAAAAGGCGGATTAGAGAGTTATTTTTAGCACTAAAGAATAGAGTTAATAGTTTGAAAATTTTTCTTAAAAAGATTACAATAACTTGGTCATGATTTTCATTAAAAGACAAGTACAGAAAAACTAGAGTATCTACTTTAACTTCCCTAAATTTGCTCGCAATCTCTTAACTTGATGCTTATGCTTTTTTGAATATTCCCAGCTAAGGTAAGAGAAATTTAATTAAAGGATTTTTGTGTCAGTATCAATATATAACTGCCTTGAGCGTTTGTTGAAAGGCTTTGTACTAATTTTCTTGATTCAAACAATATGCTAGACTTTAACTTAAAAATCTTTGTAAGTGATCACGACTGAAAGGTGTTTTCATGCATTTTTTACTTGAGTGCAATAAGTGTAATTCATTGAGTTTCCAAAATTGATAATGAAGAAAAGCATTACTCGTCTAATAAAAGCAATTCAATACTCCTGTGAAGGAATAAAATCAGCTTTTGTATCAGAAGTTGCGTTCAGACAGGAGTTACTGCTTTTTATAATATGTGTTTCAACTTTGTTTGTTTTAGATGTAAGTAATTTAGAACGTGCAGTAATGGTAAGTAGCCTATTTTTGGTGTTAATTGTAGAAATTATTAACACTGCTTTTGAAACGACAATTGAGCGTATTTCTAGTGAACAACACATACTTTCAAAAAAGGTGAAAGATCTAGGTAGTGCAGCAGTTTTTCTTTCATTAATTAACTTCCTGAGGATGTTCAAAAAAGTGTGTCAAACCGAATTTTTAATTCAACTCAATCTTTAATCTACTAGGGAAAAAAATATCGAGTTGAGATATAGATAATGCCCAATCATGTACAGGCATCGTCCATTTCTCTTCCACCTTTCTTATAGCACAATATACCAGCTTGTACAAGGCATTTATGCTGGTGAATGCGCCTTTGGTCTTGGTAAATTTCCTAATTTGCCTGTGTAGCCCCTCGATGAGATTAGTGGTATAAATTAGCCTTCTAACAGGACCTGAATACTTGAAGTAACCAGATAAACTTTCCCAATTGTTCTGCCAAGATTTTACAACTAATGGATACTTTTCGCCCCATTTTTCCTCCAGCTCAAGCAAATAATTTTCTGCAATTTCTTTACTTGTAGCGCGGTATATTTTTTTTAAATCATTCATGAAAACTTTTACATCTTTGCTTGATACGTATTTCAGAGAGTTCCGTATTTGATGCACTACACATAGCTGTACTTCCACATTAGGAAATACGCTATTTATAGCTGCAGGAAAGCTTTTTAGGCCATCGACACAAGCTATCAAAATGTCTTCTATTCCTCTCTCTTTCAAGTCATTTAATACGCCTAACCAGAAGCTAGCTCCCTCGCTTTCTGCTAAGTAAAAACCCAGTACTTCTTTTCTGCCATTTTGGTCTATTCCTAATATGTTATACATGCACTTACTTACACAGCGACCGTCTTCTTTTACCTTAAAAAACATCCCATCCATAAATACTATTGGATACACTGATTGCAGTGGACGGCTACGCCATTCATTGATTATAGGTAGTAATTTATCTGTAATTCCAGATATCTCTGCTGCAGATATTTTATGGTCATAAATTTCTTCCACATATGATGCTATATCTCTGTATCCCACACCACTTGCAAACATGTTCAAGACCTTTGTTTCAAGTTCTGGATGTAGGCTTGTTTGCCTTTTTTTCACTATCTGTGGTTCAAAACTTCCCTCTCTGTCTCTTGGTGTCAATAGTTCAAATGAACCTGCACTTGTTTTCAAAGTTTTTCCATTCCTTCCGTTTCTACGATTGTTTTCTTCGCTTTCAGTAGATAAATGATGTTCTATTTCACCCTCCAAGCTTGCTTCAAGTAGCCTTTTTACAAATGGCGTTAATGCACCATCTTTTCCCATTAATGGTCTACCTTCTCGTATAGACGACAAGATATTTGTTTCTAATTCTTTATAATCTACCAAACCAGTAGTTCTATCTGCTATTCTTTGACTCATGTCAAACCTCCATTTTTATCTCAATTATATTTTACTTCTCGGTTTGACACACTTTTTTGAACATCCCCAACTTCCTGATAACATGGATGATAATATTGATATGAATGTTGTTAAGATATATTTTCAAATTCACCGATTAAGACTTGCATGTCTTGTGGTAAATCAGAAACAAATTCCATATATTCTTTACTTTTTGGATGATATAAGCCTAGCGTGTGAGCATGTAGTGCCTGTCTATTGAAATTACGGATAAAGTCAGAGTTTTTAGCATGTTTTTCACTTTTACTACTATTTTTTCCGTAAACTTGATCACCAACTACAGAATGTCCTATGTGGCTCATGTGTACTCGAATTTGGTGTGTTCTGCCTGTCTCTAAAGTACATTTAACCAGGCTTGCTTGCCCTATAATTTTCTTCACTGAATAATGAGTGATTGCTAATTTACCTGCTGTTTTTGTGACACACATCATTTCTTTATTACTGCGTTTTGGAGCAATATGGGTTTTTACTGTTCCTTGCAGATTAGGTAATGCTCCCCAAATTACTGCTAAGTATTCCCGTTTTATTTTACGATTTGATAGCAGTTCAGACAAGAAGCTGTGGGATTGTTCATTTTTTGCAATTACCATAAGTCCACTAGTATCTTTATCAAGCCTGTGAACAATTCCTGGTCTTGTATTTATATATGGAATTTTGCCAAGGTGAGCGATCACTGCATTCAGGAGTGTATCATTGTTTGTTCCAGCACCTGGGTGTACTGTTAATCTACTTTGTTTACTCAGAATTATAATGTCCCCATCTTCGTAGATGATATCAAGCTTTATATTATAGTTAGGTTCAATTGATGTGGATATGTCAGGTTGAACGAGATGTACTATATACTCTTCACCTGGTTTTACTATGTGGTCATTATTAATTATCGGCGTGCCAAATAATGTTACCCGCTCATCTTGTATCAATCTTTGTGCTTTACTGCGTGATATGTTGCATTTTTTAGCTACATAAGTATCTAATCTTAATTTTTTCTCTTCACTATTAATATTCAAAGTCCTGAACATGCTACTTCAAATGCTGCATAAACATCTGGATCCACAAAATCAACTTTTGTGTTAGGTTGAGCTTGAAGCCCATCTTGTTTCTGGATATTAAAAGTCATTTGAGAGCCATCTTTCCAGTGGATTATTACCTTATTATCAAAGTTTCTTAATGTTGCTTCACTTAGATCTTCTCCCGCATCATTGCTGATCTTCAACTTAATAAATTCCAACAGGTAATAGAGAAATTCACTTGCTTTACCGTTAATTTTTTCTTTCCACTTATCTGTTTTTTCTTGTTCAGATAATTCTTTTTCCAATTTTATATTTTCTTTCTCCAGCTCTTTCATCCTTTTTTTTGATTTTAATAA
Proteins encoded:
- the tldD gene encoding metalloprotease TldD, with protein sequence MPNLDRIFFAQNNVNINNVYKIVNNALSNSDGGELFLEFCQSESLIFDDNILKHMDLNTRRGFGLRSFCEDSTSFVCSSEISEKEISKAASMVKSSASLSKTNSVNLNEEAKSLYSTINPINEMDLSSKIKLLNEVNEYVRSKNNCVKQVKITLNGEWQVVQIIKDDHRLSDIRPLVRFNVLVIVEKNGRAEKGSAGHGGRESYNKFVSEKKWKEVANQALEQALVNLEAIPAPAGEMTVVLGSGWPGILLHEAVGHGLEGDFNRKGISAFSNSMGKQVAASNITVVDNGTLPNLRGSISIDDEGTLPGYNVLIEDGILKGYMQDHMNAKLMGVNPTGNGRRESYKEVTMPRMTNTYMLAGKYAPEEIISSVKRGLYAVNFGGGQVDITSGKFVFSSSEAYLIENGKITQPVKGATLIGDGPTVLKKVSMIGNDLKLDPGVGTCSKDGQNVPVGVGQPTLKVDAITVGGTEYVDKG
- a CDS encoding diacylglycerol kinase — encoded protein: MKKSITRLIKAIQYSCEGIKSAFVSEVAFRQELLLFIICVSTLFVLDVSNLERAVMVSSLFLVLIVEIINTAFETTIERISSEQHILSKKVKDLGSAAVFLSLINFLRMFKKVCQTEFLIQLNL
- a CDS encoding IS256 family transposase, with the translated sequence MSQRIADRTTGLVDYKELETNILSSIREGRPLMGKDGALTPFVKRLLEASLEGEIEHHLSTESEENNRRNGRNGKTLKTSAGSFELLTPRDREGSFEPQIVKKRQTSLHPELETKVLNMFASGVGYRDIASYVEEIYDHKISAAEISGITDKLLPIINEWRSRPLQSVYPIVFMDGMFFKVKEDGRCVSKCMYNILGIDQNGRKEVLGFYLAESEGASFWLGVLNDLKERGIEDILIACVDGLKSFPAAINSVFPNVEVQLCVVHQIRNSLKYVSSKDVKVFMNDLKKIYRATSKEIAENYLLELEEKWGEKYPLVVKSWQNNWESLSGYFKYSGPVRRLIYTTNLIEGLHRQIRKFTKTKGAFTSINALYKLVYCAIRKVEEKWTMPVHDWALSISQLDIFFPSRLKIELN
- a CDS encoding RluA family pseudouridine synthase, with the protein product MFRTLNINSEEKKLRLDTYVAKKCNISRSKAQRLIQDERVTLFGTPIINNDHIVKPGEEYIVHLVQPDISTSIEPNYNIKLDIIYEDGDIIILSKQSRLTVHPGAGTNNDTLLNAVIAHLGKIPYINTRPGIVHRLDKDTSGLMVIAKNEQSHSFLSELLSNRKIKREYLAVIWGALPNLQGTVKTHIAPKRSNKEMMCVTKTAGKLAITHYSVKKIIGQASLVKCTLETGRTHQIRVHMSHIGHSVVGDQVYGKNSSKSEKHAKNSDFIRNFNRQALHAHTLGLYHPKSKEYMEFVSDLPQDMQVLIGEFENIS